In Paenibacillus sp. BIC5C1, a genomic segment contains:
- a CDS encoding SdpI family protein, with protein sequence MAGAIVGIICGVCYFILGLMVYKKPPKRINGIYGYRTPRAMSNPELWEEAQRYSANLMMQFGVIITVFGIIGFWLTDVRALVLSLVATGFYTFRLFTRVEGRLKQMQRVQQQEQKEQGA encoded by the coding sequence GTGGCAGGAGCAATTGTTGGGATTATATGCGGAGTGTGCTATTTCATTCTGGGATTAATGGTGTACAAAAAGCCGCCGAAAAGGATTAATGGCATATATGGTTATCGTACTCCGCGAGCAATGAGTAATCCGGAATTATGGGAAGAAGCACAACGATATAGCGCCAATCTGATGATGCAGTTTGGTGTGATTATTACGGTATTTGGCATAATCGGTTTTTGGCTTACGGATGTACGAGCTTTGGTTCTAAGTCTTGTGGCTACAGGATTCTATACATTCAGGCTGTTTACCAGAGTCGAAGGCCGTTTGAAGCAAATGCAGCGTGTCCAGCAACAGGAACAGAAGGAGCAAGGCGCGTAG
- a CDS encoding heavy metal translocating P-type ATPase: protein MGTGQEQVKRELLLDGLDCANCALKIENGVKKIKGITDCSVNFVTKTLSMHTTSDMDEQVVEEAKRKVLRLEPHIRISEKGKSSQGSRGSADSINHTNDNMHAHAGSGANTHGHTPSGHEHTGHNHSHQSGPHAHDHAEDHANQHSVQGHTHDHGSHAGHDHGHADGHDHDAHAGHSHEHGAGQTKVLLARLAAGSFLVAAAIWSPLEGWAQLALYVVAYLIAGGDIVLQAFKNIIRGQVFDEYFLMSVATIGAFAIGQYPEGVAVMLFYQLGELFQGLAVNRSRKSIQSLMDIRPDYANMLIGAGEETKRVSPDEVRIGDRIVVKAGERVPLDGIVKAGRSMVDTSALTGESVPRELEPGSDVLSGFVNKNGMLTIEVTKTFGESTVSKILDLVQNASSRKAKTEHFISKFARYYTPVVVILAALIALVPPLVLSGATFADWIYRALVFLVISCPCALVVSIPLGFFGGIGAASRNGILIKGSNYLEALNDVKVVVFDKTGTLTKGVFKVTAIRPEGGHTKDELMELAAIAEAHSNHPIAESIRAAWAKDIRTQGVDDYDEVAGHGIKVSVDGRKVLAGNAKLMEQAGISYTTPQTVGTVVHVAESGSYVGHLIIADEVKDDAAAAIQALKKLGIRKTVMLTGDAKAVGEAVGRELGVDEVYAELLPQHKVEQLERLEAAKSPKEKMVFVGDGINDTPVLARADVGVAMGGLGSDAAIEAADVVIMTDEPSRLASAIRIAKRTRTIVWQNIGFALGVKAIFLLLGVFGIATMWEAVFSDVGVTVLAVLNAMRVLRVKDI, encoded by the coding sequence ATGGGAACCGGACAGGAACAGGTGAAAAGGGAACTGCTGCTGGATGGATTGGATTGCGCGAACTGCGCATTGAAGATTGAGAATGGCGTCAAAAAAATTAAAGGCATTACCGATTGCTCAGTCAATTTTGTGACCAAAACCTTATCCATGCACACCACATCCGATATGGATGAGCAGGTCGTGGAAGAAGCGAAGCGCAAAGTGCTTCGGCTGGAGCCGCATATTCGTATTTCGGAAAAAGGTAAATCATCACAAGGCAGTCGTGGTTCTGCTGATTCAATAAACCACACTAATGATAATATGCACGCCCATGCAGGTAGCGGGGCTAACACTCATGGGCATACTCCGAGTGGACACGAGCATACGGGTCATAACCATAGCCATCAATCTGGACCGCATGCTCATGATCATGCAGAAGACCACGCCAATCAACACAGCGTCCAAGGACATACGCATGATCATGGAAGTCATGCCGGACATGATCACGGTCATGCAGATGGTCACGATCATGACGCGCATGCCGGACACTCACATGAACATGGCGCTGGGCAGACGAAGGTGTTGCTGGCACGTCTGGCGGCTGGATCTTTTCTGGTGGCAGCCGCGATCTGGTCTCCGCTGGAAGGATGGGCACAGCTTGCACTCTATGTTGTTGCTTATCTGATTGCAGGGGGAGATATCGTTCTCCAAGCGTTCAAAAATATAATTCGCGGTCAGGTATTCGATGAATACTTCCTGATGTCTGTCGCTACCATCGGTGCTTTTGCCATTGGCCAATATCCCGAAGGTGTTGCGGTCATGCTCTTCTATCAGCTCGGTGAGCTGTTTCAGGGGCTGGCGGTTAATCGCTCAAGGAAGTCGATCCAGTCGCTTATGGATATTCGCCCGGACTATGCCAACATGCTGATTGGCGCGGGAGAAGAGACCAAGCGAGTGTCGCCGGACGAGGTACGTATTGGAGATCGAATCGTGGTTAAAGCGGGTGAGCGAGTACCCCTGGACGGAATCGTTAAGGCAGGTCGTTCCATGGTGGATACTTCGGCTCTGACAGGTGAGTCCGTTCCGCGTGAATTAGAACCCGGTAGTGATGTACTGAGTGGATTTGTGAACAAAAACGGGATGTTAACGATTGAAGTAACAAAAACTTTTGGTGAATCCACAGTATCCAAAATTTTGGACCTGGTGCAGAATGCGAGCAGCCGCAAAGCCAAAACAGAACATTTTATTAGCAAATTCGCCCGTTATTATACACCGGTTGTCGTCATTCTCGCCGCGTTAATTGCACTCGTTCCGCCGCTGGTGCTCAGTGGTGCAACATTCGCCGATTGGATTTATCGTGCACTGGTCTTCCTCGTGATCTCTTGTCCATGTGCGCTGGTCGTTTCAATTCCGCTTGGTTTCTTTGGCGGCATCGGAGCTGCATCACGTAACGGTATACTCATCAAAGGAAGCAACTACCTTGAAGCATTGAACGATGTCAAAGTCGTTGTTTTCGATAAAACGGGTACACTAACCAAAGGTGTTTTCAAAGTAACAGCCATTCGCCCTGAAGGCGGGCATACGAAAGATGAATTGATGGAGCTTGCTGCCATTGCCGAGGCCCATTCCAATCATCCGATTGCTGAATCCATTCGCGCAGCCTGGGCAAAAGATATTCGGACCCAGGGCGTGGATGATTACGATGAGGTTGCAGGGCATGGCATCAAGGTCAGTGTGGATGGACGTAAAGTACTTGCGGGTAACGCCAAATTGATGGAACAGGCAGGGATCTCCTACACGACTCCGCAAACCGTGGGTACGGTGGTGCATGTTGCCGAATCGGGTTCATACGTCGGTCATCTGATCATTGCCGATGAGGTGAAGGATGATGCAGCAGCAGCCATTCAGGCACTCAAGAAGCTCGGTATCCGCAAAACGGTAATGCTGACCGGGGATGCCAAGGCTGTAGGTGAAGCTGTAGGGCGTGAGCTGGGTGTCGATGAAGTATACGCTGAGCTGTTGCCACAGCATAAAGTCGAACAGCTGGAGCGTCTCGAAGCTGCCAAATCGCCGAAGGAGAAAATGGTGTTTGTCGGTGATGGCATTAATGATACACCGGTGCTGGCGCGCGCCGATGTTGGTGTAGCGATGGGGGGACTTGGTTCGGATGCCGCAATTGAAGCGGCAGACGTTGTCATCATGACGGATGAACCATCCAGACTGGCAAGTGCGATCCGGATTGCAAAACGGACACGAACCATTGTCTGGCAAAATATCGGTTTTGCGTTGGGTGTCAAAGCGATCTTCCTGCTGCTGGGTGTGTTCGGAATCGCAACCATGTGGGAAGCGGTCTTCTCTGATGTTGGGGTGACCGTGCTGGCTGTCCTGAACGCCATGCGTGTACTGCGAGTGAAGGATATCTAA
- a CDS encoding ArsR/SmtB family transcription factor yields MQTIRASLMDRETSSEMADWFKAFSDPTRLRIIDALLQKELCVHDLTVLLDMGQSAISHQLRSLRNMRIVKRRKEGKTVYYSLDDVHIEQIFLQTLQHIKHG; encoded by the coding sequence ATGCAAACCATTCGTGCTTCTCTCATGGATCGCGAGACCTCTTCCGAGATGGCTGATTGGTTCAAGGCTTTCAGCGACCCGACACGGCTTCGTATTATTGATGCGCTGTTGCAGAAGGAATTATGTGTGCACGATCTGACGGTGCTGCTCGATATGGGACAGTCGGCCATTTCGCACCAGCTGCGGTCACTCCGCAACATGCGGATTGTCAAGCGGCGCAAAGAAGGCAAGACCGTGTATTATTCTCTGGATGATGTACACATTGAGCAGATCTTCCTGCAGACGCTTCAGCATATTAAACATGGCTAG
- a CDS encoding aldehyde dehydrogenase family protein translates to MKKQHLFIGGKPTESVDYIALQAPYSKETLADVSSASAEEVEAAIAAAVQAGKEMRRMPAHQRADILYKLSALLEERKEEAARIIALEAAKPITAALAEVDRTVETYRFAAEEAKRLTGETVPMDAAKGGEGRVGYTMRQPLGVIGAITPFNFPMNLVAHKVGPALAAGNTIVLKPAEQTPLSSYYIANLLQEAGLPDGALNVVSGDGKTIGDVLVEHPDVAHITFTGSPAVGTSIRSKAGLKRVTLELGSNAAVIIDADANLDKVVPRCVTGAFTYQGQVCISLQRIYVHSTIADEFVRRFAEAAQKVVVGDPLNPDTVVSALITSKDVQRTLDWIEEAKQAGAEVATGGEAVEGALRPTVLVNVPRDAKVSCQEVFAPIVVINTVDSVEEGIEHVNDSIYGLQAGVFTNDIHTALHAADHIEAGGVMINDIPTFRVDHMPYGGVKQSGMGREGVKYAVEEMTELKFVMFNKN, encoded by the coding sequence ATGAAAAAACAACATCTGTTCATCGGGGGCAAGCCTACCGAATCAGTAGACTATATAGCACTTCAGGCACCGTACTCCAAAGAAACACTCGCAGACGTATCCTCGGCGTCAGCTGAGGAAGTCGAAGCAGCGATTGCCGCCGCAGTTCAGGCGGGCAAAGAGATGCGCAGAATGCCTGCCCATCAGCGTGCAGACATCCTTTACAAGCTCTCCGCCCTGCTGGAAGAACGGAAAGAAGAAGCAGCACGAATAATTGCGCTGGAGGCAGCGAAGCCGATCACCGCAGCGCTCGCGGAGGTTGACCGTACAGTGGAAACGTATCGTTTCGCCGCAGAGGAAGCCAAACGGCTTACCGGAGAGACGGTTCCCATGGATGCAGCCAAAGGCGGCGAAGGACGCGTAGGCTACACCATGCGCCAGCCTTTGGGCGTTATTGGAGCGATTACACCGTTTAATTTTCCGATGAACCTGGTGGCTCACAAAGTAGGACCGGCATTGGCAGCAGGCAATACGATTGTGTTGAAACCTGCGGAGCAGACACCGTTGTCTTCGTATTATATTGCCAATTTGCTACAGGAAGCGGGATTACCGGATGGCGCATTGAATGTGGTGAGCGGTGACGGCAAAACGATTGGTGATGTGCTTGTAGAGCATCCGGACGTGGCCCATATTACGTTTACAGGCAGCCCTGCTGTAGGTACCAGCATTCGCAGCAAAGCCGGACTGAAACGCGTAACATTGGAGCTGGGGTCCAATGCAGCCGTCATTATAGACGCAGATGCCAATTTGGACAAGGTTGTACCAAGATGTGTGACAGGAGCTTTTACTTACCAAGGTCAGGTATGTATCTCTCTGCAGCGGATCTATGTGCATAGCACGATCGCGGATGAGTTTGTTCGTCGTTTTGCTGAAGCAGCCCAAAAAGTCGTGGTTGGAGACCCGTTGAATCCGGACACCGTTGTCTCTGCGCTCATCACATCCAAAGATGTACAGCGTACGCTGGATTGGATCGAGGAAGCGAAGCAGGCAGGCGCTGAGGTGGCAACAGGCGGCGAAGCCGTGGAAGGCGCATTGCGTCCAACCGTGCTTGTTAACGTTCCGCGGGATGCCAAGGTGTCTTGCCAAGAGGTCTTTGCGCCCATCGTTGTCATTAATACGGTGGATTCGGTTGAAGAAGGCATTGAGCATGTAAATGATTCCATCTATGGGCTTCAGGCGGGTGTATTTACCAATGATATTCATACAGCATTGCATGCAGCGGACCACATCGAAGCAGGCGGCGTGATGATTAACGA
- a CDS encoding MerR family transcriptional regulator produces MSLYKIDDVAKECGLTKRTIRYYEEIGVMPSPQRTDGGTRLYTREDIDYLKKVVRAKEVLGFSLQELHTYVATADALNEQRFDYQQTTEVIERIEKLTKMETTLDDQLQLIEQKLQSIHAVQEELEELRERVQNGIRRLEGLENDT; encoded by the coding sequence ATGAGTTTATATAAAATCGATGACGTAGCCAAGGAATGTGGTTTGACCAAGCGGACCATTCGGTATTACGAGGAGATCGGTGTGATGCCTTCACCTCAGCGGACGGACGGTGGCACACGATTATACACCCGGGAAGATATCGATTATCTCAAAAAGGTGGTTAGGGCCAAGGAAGTGCTTGGTTTCTCGCTTCAGGAGCTGCATACCTATGTGGCAACGGCGGATGCGCTGAACGAACAGCGTTTTGACTACCAGCAGACCACTGAAGTGATAGAACGAATTGAGAAGCTCACCAAGATGGAAACGACGTTGGATGACCAACTGCAACTGATCGAGCAGAAACTTCAGAGCATTCATGCCGTGCAGGAGGAACTTGAGGAATTGCGTGAACGGGTTCAGAACGGCATTCGACGATTAGAAGGGCTCGAGAACGACACATAA
- a CDS encoding universal stress protein, with protein MLKRILVAVDGSDHAHKGLEQAVVLAESLKQPASLIIVHVNPSISLNEPALGVDLEARIAEEGQHIIQPVNELLAARSVHYETLLIAGDPVNEICRVAEDRDCDLIVMGTAGKSMLAEIVVGSVSHGVLKHAGCPVMTVK; from the coding sequence ATGCTGAAACGAATATTGGTTGCTGTCGATGGGTCGGATCATGCACACAAAGGTCTGGAGCAAGCTGTTGTTCTGGCAGAAAGTTTGAAACAACCGGCTTCTTTGATTATCGTGCACGTTAATCCTTCGATCTCGCTAAATGAGCCCGCACTGGGTGTGGATCTGGAAGCACGGATCGCAGAAGAAGGACAGCATATTATACAACCTGTTAATGAATTGTTAGCTGCGCGTTCTGTTCATTATGAAACTTTGCTGATTGCTGGTGATCCCGTGAATGAGATCTGCCGTGTAGCGGAGGATAGAGACTGTGATCTCATTGTGATGGGGACGGCCGGGAAAAGCATGCTCGCTGAGATCGTCGTGGGCAGTGTCAGCCACGGCGTCTTGAAACATGCAGGATGTCCGGTAATGACTGTCAAATAG
- a CDS encoding MFS transporter, which produces MKREPSLPDELPSSRGGLLSQPRAVWAVAFACIISFMGLGLVDPILPAIADQLHASKSQVSLLFTSYNAVTGVAMLITGVVSSRIGVKWTLLSGILLIIVFSFLGGTSDTVGALVGYRGGWGLGNALFIATALSAIVGLSTSGTAKAIILYEAALGLGIAVGPLLGGELGSISWRGPFYGVAVLMAIAFISITFMLPKMAKPKTRSSLSDPFKALGYPSLKTLAITAFLYNFGFFTLMAYSPYVMNLDEHGLGYVFFGWGLMLAITSVFVAPRLQRRFGSVPSMSVMLTLFAIDLLVMAVGTVMGSSTTVIVAVIVAGIFLGINNTLITTAVMEAAPVERSVASAAYSFVRFLGGALAPWLAGKLSEWFLPETPFYFGALMVLIGVVVLLVRRRHLRDIDAAITH; this is translated from the coding sequence ATGAAAAGAGAACCCTCATTACCTGACGAATTGCCGTCATCCCGTGGAGGTCTATTATCCCAGCCTAGAGCGGTATGGGCAGTAGCCTTCGCCTGTATCATCTCCTTTATGGGACTGGGATTGGTTGATCCAATTTTACCTGCGATTGCAGATCAACTGCATGCTTCCAAAAGCCAGGTATCTTTATTGTTTACAAGTTATAACGCGGTTACCGGGGTAGCCATGCTGATTACAGGTGTTGTATCCAGCCGGATTGGTGTGAAGTGGACACTGCTCAGCGGCATTTTGCTGATCATTGTTTTCTCTTTCCTCGGCGGGACCTCTGACACTGTAGGTGCGCTCGTCGGTTACCGTGGTGGTTGGGGACTAGGGAATGCCCTGTTCATCGCAACTGCATTATCCGCTATTGTAGGACTGTCCACTTCGGGGACAGCCAAAGCGATTATTTTATACGAAGCAGCGCTTGGTCTGGGGATTGCCGTTGGTCCGTTGCTTGGTGGTGAACTGGGTTCTATCTCATGGCGTGGCCCGTTCTATGGTGTAGCTGTTCTGATGGCGATTGCTTTTATCAGTATTACGTTTATGCTGCCTAAGATGGCCAAACCGAAAACGCGTAGTTCCTTGTCCGATCCGTTCAAGGCTCTGGGTTATCCTTCACTGAAAACATTGGCGATTACGGCCTTTCTGTATAACTTTGGTTTCTTTACCTTGATGGCTTATTCACCTTATGTCATGAATCTGGATGAACACGGACTCGGTTATGTATTCTTTGGTTGGGGCTTGATGCTGGCAATTACGTCTGTATTTGTCGCACCAAGACTGCAGCGTCGATTCGGTTCGGTTCCTTCCATGAGCGTTATGCTGACCCTGTTCGCCATTGATTTGCTGGTAATGGCTGTAGGTACGGTAATGGGATCATCCACAACGGTTATTGTGGCCGTTATCGTTGCCGGGATTTTCCTCGGGATCAACAACACGCTAATTACAACGGCAGTTATGGAAGCTGCCCCAGTGGAACGTTCTGTGGCATCGGCTGCATACAGCTTTGTCCGGTTCCTTGGAGGTGCACTGGCACCTTGGCTTGCTGGTAAATTGTCCGAGTGGTTCCTGCCGGAGACACCGTTTTATTTTGGCGCATTGATGGTTCTGATCGGGGTCGTTGTGCTTCTGGTACGCCGCAGACATCTGCGCGATATCGATGCTGCCATTACGCATTAA